A genome region from Methanobacterium subterraneum includes the following:
- the sucD gene encoding succinate--CoA ligase subunit alpha, with protein MIFLDEDTRCVVQGITGKQGSFHTKSMLEYDTNIVAGTSPGKGGQEFKGIPVYNSIAEVKEEMDVNASIIFIPAPFAKDAAFEAISQLELAVIITEHIPVHDSMEIAQYARKNNCKLIGPNTPGIITPGVGKLGIMPTHIFNPGNIGIVSRSGTLTYEVASQITNAGLGQSTCLGIGGDPVVGMDFADVLQKFEEDPGTQAIVMIGEIGGNAEEKAAEFIADNITKPVVAYIAGRTAPTGKRMGHAGAIIEGNSGTAESKMKALKSAGVKVAEQPSQIADIMNEII; from the coding sequence GTGATATTTCTTGACGAAGACACCCGATGTGTGGTGCAGGGCATTACCGGTAAACAGGGCTCTTTCCACACCAAAAGCATGCTGGAGTATGATACCAATATTGTGGCCGGCACATCACCGGGTAAAGGGGGACAGGAATTTAAGGGAATTCCGGTTTACAATTCCATTGCAGAAGTTAAAGAAGAAATGGATGTTAACGCATCTATAATTTTCATACCAGCACCATTCGCCAAGGATGCTGCCTTCGAAGCCATATCCCAACTGGAACTAGCAGTGATTATCACTGAACACATCCCAGTCCACGATTCTATGGAAATAGCCCAATACGCACGTAAAAATAATTGTAAGCTAATTGGCCCCAATACTCCTGGAATCATAACTCCTGGAGTTGGTAAATTAGGAATAATGCCCACCCATATCTTCAATCCAGGGAATATTGGAATTGTTTCCCGTAGCGGAACTTTGACCTATGAAGTGGCCAGCCAGATCACCAATGCCGGGCTTGGTCAGAGCACCTGTCTGGGTATTGGTGGTGACCCGGTGGTGGGTATGGATTTTGCCGATGTGCTCCAGAAATTTGAAGAAGACCCTGGAACCCAGGCTATAGTCATGATCGGAGAGATCGGAGGTAATGCTGAGGAAAAAGCAGCAGAATTCATTGCTGATAACATTACCAAACCTGTGGTGGCCTACATTGCCGGCAGAACTGCACCTACCGGGAAAAGAATGGGACACGCAGGCGCCATAATCGAGGGGAACAGTGGAACTGCTGAAAGCAAGATGAAAGCCCTTAAATCAGCAGGGGTGAAAGTGGCAGAGCAGCCCTCCCAGATTGCAGATATAATGAATGAAATAATTTAA
- the aroD gene encoding type I 3-dehydroquinate dehydratase, whose amino-acid sequence MILKPLICVPILEKDRKSVLKVASEAVNAGADLVELRIDALLDSDPQSIIHLMEEINYPLIATNRMREEGGHFMGSEAERTEILVEVADHADYIDIELQTDEKCRSQVIRAAKSTIISYHDFQKTPYLNELLEVVKREKELGSIAKFAVMPQNMQDTLNVLEVVNQHDNTIGIAMGKMGRYTRVVAPLLGSPITYASLGGGSAPGQLDVKHTQEIIYKLIGDDD is encoded by the coding sequence ATGATTTTGAAACCCTTAATTTGTGTTCCAATACTCGAAAAAGATAGGAAAAGTGTTTTAAAAGTTGCCAGTGAAGCTGTAAATGCAGGGGCAGACTTGGTGGAGCTTCGCATTGATGCCCTTCTGGACAGCGATCCTCAAAGTATCATCCATTTAATGGAGGAAATAAATTATCCCCTCATTGCCACCAACCGGATGAGGGAGGAAGGAGGGCACTTCATGGGGTCTGAAGCTGAAAGAACAGAAATATTAGTGGAAGTTGCAGATCACGCGGATTATATTGATATAGAACTTCAAACTGATGAAAAATGCCGTTCTCAAGTTATTCGGGCAGCTAAATCAACAATAATATCTTACCATGACTTCCAGAAAACTCCATATCTAAATGAACTCTTGGAGGTTGTTAAAAGAGAGAAGGAACTTGGATCCATAGCCAAGTTTGCAGTCATGCCCCAGAATATGCAGGACACTCTTAATGTGCTGGAAGTAGTCAACCAGCACGACAACACCATTGGTATAGCTATGGGAAAAATGGGACGATACACCAGGGTGGTAGCTCCACTTTTAGGGTCTCCAATTACTTATGCCTCTTTAGGGGGTGGTTCTGCACCAGGACAACTGGATGTAAAACATACCCAAGAGATTATTTATAAATTAATAGGGGATGACGATTAG
- a CDS encoding TIGR00267 family protein, whose amino-acid sequence MNIREFISEYFKMSRYVALGTMDGILAVMGVTLTASGVAGVSGLEISNFAVGLTGLSGGIALALSNAFGSFIGERAEEVRSIRELEQKMMLEEGKLDDTHIHQQAKKRIYMSMFTHGFSSFIGSFVPVVPFILISDRINATICTVILCFVALVILGVYLGKVSRESLLKTSVEIMLIGVLISVVSYLIGGGHG is encoded by the coding sequence ATGAACATCCGCGAATTCATAAGTGAATACTTTAAAATGAGCCGTTACGTGGCTCTGGGAACCATGGACGGAATCCTGGCAGTTATGGGCGTTACCCTCACTGCCAGTGGTGTGGCTGGTGTGAGTGGACTGGAAATTTCCAACTTCGCTGTGGGATTAACCGGTCTCAGCGGTGGTATTGCCCTGGCACTGTCCAATGCTTTCGGATCTTTCATTGGTGAACGTGCCGAGGAGGTTCGCAGCATACGGGAACTGGAACAGAAGATGATGCTGGAGGAGGGTAAGCTGGATGACACCCACATACACCAGCAAGCCAAAAAGCGCATATACATGAGCATGTTCACCCATGGATTCAGCAGTTTCATCGGCTCATTCGTACCAGTGGTACCATTCATTCTCATTTCCGACAGGATAAATGCCACCATATGCACAGTGATACTCTGCTTTGTGGCATTGGTCATACTGGGTGTGTATCTAGGTAAGGTATCCCGTGAAAGTTTACTTAAAACCAGTGTGGAAATCATGCTCATCGGAGTATTGATCAGCGTGGTGAGTTACCTAATTGGAGGAGGACATGGTTAA
- a CDS encoding DUF368 domain-containing protein: MRKIEIYRDTILIFLRGLLMGTADVIPGVSGGTMALITGIYQRLVHAISQINANFVLAALKGDFAKSKEEILKWDFNLFIPLLAGIGVAVLTMSKIMTVMLSVYTAPTFAFFFGLILASAGFVYKHVDELNFKNIAFAVFGFVFAIIFVGLNPIQANHTLPIIFLSGMVAVCAMILPGISGAFLLLLLNQYEYMLAALNQLKFVDILTFCLGAVIGILSFSRLLDYLLKNHKSVTMAFLVGLMIGTLRLPYEKITTSMDSMIPVILAGLFGFVLVIVLEKQFEKHNLHWEA, from the coding sequence ATGCGAAAAATTGAGATTTACCGTGATACTATTTTAATATTTCTTCGTGGGTTGTTAATGGGCACTGCCGATGTGATTCCTGGAGTTTCTGGGGGCACCATGGCACTGATCACAGGTATTTACCAGAGGCTGGTTCATGCCATCAGTCAGATAAATGCCAACTTCGTTTTAGCAGCCTTAAAGGGTGATTTTGCAAAATCAAAAGAAGAAATTCTGAAATGGGATTTCAACCTGTTCATACCTCTACTTGCTGGAATCGGGGTTGCGGTTTTAACCATGTCCAAGATCATGACGGTTATGTTGTCCGTTTACACCGCCCCCACCTTTGCATTCTTCTTTGGTCTCATCTTAGCATCGGCTGGTTTCGTTTACAAACATGTGGATGAACTCAACTTTAAGAACATTGCCTTCGCGGTATTTGGCTTTGTTTTTGCCATAATATTCGTGGGATTAAACCCAATACAAGCCAATCATACTCTGCCCATCATTTTCCTGTCGGGAATGGTGGCGGTATGTGCAATGATTCTTCCAGGTATTTCTGGAGCATTTCTATTGCTCCTTCTAAACCAGTATGAGTACATGCTGGCAGCCCTGAATCAGCTTAAATTTGTTGATATTCTAACATTTTGTTTAGGGGCAGTGATAGGTATCTTATCATTCTCACGCCTCCTGGATTACCTTCTGAAAAATCACAAATCAGTGACCATGGCTTTCCTGGTGGGGCTGATGATAGGAACCTTAAGATTACCCTATGAAAAGATTACAACCTCCATGGACTCAATGATACCGGTGATTTTGGCCGGGTTATTTGGCTTTGTCCTGGTGATTGTTCTGGAAAAACAGTTCGAAAAGCATAATCTTCACTGGGAGGCTTAA
- a CDS encoding magnesium transporter has product MKWTEKLVKKIGDIIHIVLNWMARLSVLVSKRSLNTLQIPFIISGKITNFFRDFSRVLGETFTALFICAIGDLIAGILLSGMTNTLEMLPGLLVLIPGAIGMRGNIFGALGSRLGSNLHIGTLTPELKKSPVLNQNIISAMILTIIMSIFLAFAAKGFCILLGFESISIVDFTLISVLGGIFSGALLLPATILISIKSYENGWDPDNVTTPLIAASGDLFTIPSILLAVQILLWIRNGYVDTVLFAIFIIIGIVGFIYGIKSGNHLKKIIVHSTPTLFLSSLFGTTAGTILNGSFSTILSNPSILALVPLFSGESGDLVSILGARLSSGLHIGSIESSLKPTEGALRNFAIIIILAIIIYPLIGVLAYFGSLAIGVESVGLAKMVFISTSAGLMLTPIMLLIAFYLNTISYRKGLDPDNIVIPLSTSITDPVANTFLVMMVMFTLGLSF; this is encoded by the coding sequence GTGAAATGGACGGAGAAACTAGTGAAGAAGATTGGCGATATAATCCATATCGTTCTAAACTGGATGGCAAGATTATCAGTCCTAGTTTCAAAAAGGTCTTTGAATACTCTCCAGATCCCTTTCATCATAAGCGGTAAGATTACTAACTTTTTCAGAGATTTTTCAAGGGTTTTAGGTGAAACATTCACCGCTCTTTTCATATGTGCTATTGGGGATTTAATAGCAGGCATACTTCTAAGTGGAATGACAAACACACTGGAAATGCTTCCTGGGCTTCTTGTTCTTATTCCTGGTGCAATTGGGATGAGGGGTAACATATTTGGTGCATTAGGGTCAAGATTAGGTTCAAACCTCCATATTGGTACTTTAACTCCAGAATTAAAGAAATCACCAGTATTAAATCAGAATATCATTTCTGCAATGATTTTAACCATTATAATGTCAATTTTCCTTGCATTTGCAGCTAAGGGTTTTTGTATTCTCCTAGGATTTGAAAGTATCAGCATCGTGGATTTCACACTTATTTCCGTACTTGGAGGAATTTTTTCAGGTGCACTGCTGTTACCGGCAACAATTTTAATTTCTATAAAAAGTTATGAAAATGGATGGGATCCTGATAATGTAACCACACCGTTAATTGCAGCTTCAGGAGACCTTTTTACTATTCCATCAATCCTTTTAGCGGTACAGATATTATTATGGATACGGAATGGATATGTGGATACAGTTTTATTTGCAATATTTATTATAATTGGAATTGTGGGCTTTATCTATGGGATTAAAAGCGGAAACCATCTTAAAAAGATTATTGTGCACAGTACTCCCACACTGTTTTTATCCTCCTTGTTTGGAACAACTGCCGGTACAATTTTAAACGGCAGTTTTTCAACTATTTTAAGTAATCCCAGCATTCTGGCTTTGGTACCCTTATTTTCAGGCGAAAGCGGAGACCTGGTAAGTATTTTAGGGGCAAGATTATCCTCTGGATTACACATTGGATCCATAGAATCTTCATTAAAACCTACAGAAGGTGCATTAAGGAACTTTGCTATAATCATAATCCTGGCAATAATTATTTACCCCTTAATAGGAGTTTTAGCTTACTTTGGATCCCTGGCTATTGGTGTAGAATCAGTTGGACTTGCTAAGATGGTCTTTATCAGCACATCAGCAGGATTGATGCTCACACCAATCATGCTTTTAATTGCTTTCTACCTGAACACTATTTCCTACAGAAAAGGTCTTGATCCCGACAACATAGTCATACCATTATCCACCAGCATAACTGACCCTGTTGCCAACACCTTCCTGGTGATGATGGTGATGTTTACATTAGGTCTTTCATTTTAA
- a CDS encoding S24/S26 family peptidase has translation MKLRTGIIIGLLVLVVAAGSAIFLSTNHNTTEITIETNGTAVSVQSASSWLFPVPDAMLEEMKTKALADVEDVDSSLGSIQTDMQNIASKYNYTVQVKIKSQFGENQLPLLATVKGTSMIPTLQDGQRIIVLKTSNFQAGDLVVARHPDYHLIVKRVAEINGTQVYLKSDNRQVETVSNQIRNVNGVQQIVTIQKTPLDTWLPKTNVVGVVKVY, from the coding sequence GTGAAACTCAGAACTGGAATTATCATTGGATTATTGGTACTGGTAGTTGCAGCAGGATCTGCAATTTTCTTATCAACCAATCACAATACCACGGAGATTACAATTGAAACCAACGGTACCGCGGTATCAGTCCAATCAGCATCATCCTGGCTGTTTCCAGTTCCAGATGCAATGCTGGAAGAGATGAAGACAAAAGCCCTGGCAGATGTTGAGGATGTAGATAGTAGTCTTGGCTCTATCCAGACAGATATGCAGAACATTGCCAGTAAATATAATTATACCGTACAGGTGAAGATCAAATCCCAGTTCGGGGAAAATCAACTACCTCTGCTTGCCACAGTTAAGGGAACCTCCATGATACCTACCCTGCAGGATGGCCAACGAATTATCGTGCTTAAAACCAGCAACTTCCAGGCGGGGGATCTGGTGGTGGCCCGTCATCCTGACTACCACCTCATTGTTAAAAGAGTTGCAGAGATAAATGGAACTCAGGTTTACCTTAAAAGTGACAACCGACAAGTGGAAACTGTTAGCAACCAGATACGCAATGTAAACGGGGTTCAACAAATAGTAACCATTCAAAAAACACCTTTAGATACTTGGCTTCCTAAAACTAATGTGGTGGGCGTGGTAAAGGTTTATTAG
- a CDS encoding zinc metalloprotease HtpX yields MRQVYKLKRFLLTLRIWLATALLFGILYAIITVICTYLGFGTPLIFAVMAIVVVFAQYMLGPVMVEKVMGVHYVSHHEAPNLHAMVDELAMNAGIPKPKVGIAETSIPNAFAFGRTKGDGRVCVTRGILNLLDEEELKAVLGHEISHIRHNDMAVMTLISVVPLICYWIFISTLFGDRDSDAGIIGIAALVGYLLGQLLVLFVSRVREYYADEGSVEIGGKPHKLASALYKLVYGSANLDKRQVKEVEGVKAFFVNDISDAGNEINDLRQLDSNMDGVISESELAELRNMKTSIGTGSKIMELLSTHPNMVKRIKRLAELSDT; encoded by the coding sequence ATAAGGCAGGTGTATAAATTGAAAAGATTTTTGCTAACACTACGAATATGGTTAGCTACTGCACTATTATTTGGTATACTTTATGCCATAATAACGGTCATTTGCACATATCTGGGCTTTGGAACACCCTTAATATTTGCCGTAATGGCAATAGTGGTTGTTTTTGCCCAGTACATGCTGGGCCCGGTCATGGTGGAGAAGGTCATGGGTGTGCATTACGTGTCACATCACGAAGCACCCAACCTGCATGCCATGGTGGATGAACTGGCCATGAATGCCGGGATCCCCAAACCTAAAGTTGGAATTGCTGAAACCAGCATCCCTAACGCCTTTGCCTTTGGACGTACCAAGGGTGATGGTCGGGTCTGTGTCACCAGGGGTATTTTGAACCTCCTGGATGAGGAGGAGTTAAAAGCAGTTCTGGGACATGAAATCAGCCATATCCGCCATAATGACATGGCAGTGATGACCCTCATCAGTGTGGTTCCCCTAATATGTTACTGGATATTCATCAGCACTCTCTTTGGAGATAGGGATAGTGATGCGGGAATAATTGGAATTGCAGCCCTGGTAGGATACTTACTGGGACAGTTACTGGTCTTGTTCGTGAGCAGAGTCAGGGAATACTATGCTGACGAGGGAAGTGTGGAGATAGGTGGCAAACCCCACAAACTGGCCAGTGCACTTTACAAACTGGTTTATGGATCTGCTAATCTGGATAAAAGACAGGTTAAAGAAGTGGAAGGAGTTAAGGCATTCTTTGTCAATGATATCTCCGATGCTGGGAACGAAATAAACGACCTCCGACAGCTGGATTCTAATATGGACGGAGTGATTAGTGAATCAGAACTGGCAGAACTCCGTAATATGAAAACCAGTATAGGAACCGGCAGTAAGATCATGGAATTACTTTCCACCCATCCCAACATGGTGAAAAGGATTAAACGGTTAGCTGAGCTAAGCGATACCTGA
- the hmgA gene encoding hydroxymethylglutaryl-CoA reductase (NADPH), which produces MANKEEILEKLVNGELKLHQIEGNTDSVQEAIEVRREFAEHIAGSSLLHLSQYSLDLTEAMKRNIENPLGTVQIPVGLAGPLHLNGQHAHGVYYVPLATSEGALVASINRGCSVTREAGGANVRIIDDKMTRAPVIQTDSVTEAIKIKEWIERHFIELKEAAESTTRHGRLVKIDPIIVVGRYVYPRFTFTTGDSMGMNMVTIATDKAMDILTRETGAHVLALSGNLCVDKKPSAMNLIEGRGKTVTADILIPREIVEKKLKTTPESIMEVNLAKNLIGSAMAGSMGFNAQYANMIAALFLATGQDAAHVVEGSLGITTAEVKDGDLYFSVTLPDLPLATIGGGTRLETAQDCLNILGVAGSGKVNKFAEIVVGTVLAGELSLMGALAAGHLARAHKDLGRG; this is translated from the coding sequence ATGGCAAACAAAGAAGAAATACTGGAAAAACTTGTTAACGGAGAGTTGAAACTCCATCAAATTGAAGGTAACACTGATAGTGTCCAGGAGGCAATTGAAGTAAGAAGGGAGTTTGCTGAACATATAGCTGGTTCCAGTCTTCTCCATCTTTCCCAGTACTCCCTGGATTTGACTGAGGCTATGAAAAGGAATATTGAAAATCCCCTGGGAACTGTGCAGATCCCGGTGGGACTGGCCGGGCCACTGCATTTGAATGGACAACATGCCCATGGAGTTTATTACGTTCCCCTGGCTACTTCTGAAGGTGCCCTGGTTGCATCCATCAACAGAGGCTGTTCTGTCACCCGGGAAGCCGGTGGTGCTAACGTACGCATAATCGATGATAAAATGACCAGAGCCCCTGTTATACAGACAGACTCTGTTACTGAAGCCATTAAAATAAAAGAATGGATTGAAAGACATTTTATAGAGCTTAAAGAAGCCGCTGAAAGTACAACGCGCCACGGACGTCTGGTAAAAATCGACCCCATAATAGTGGTGGGGCGTTACGTTTACCCCCGTTTTACTTTCACCACCGGTGACAGTATGGGTATGAACATGGTTACCATTGCCACAGATAAGGCCATGGATATTTTAACCAGAGAAACTGGAGCCCATGTACTGGCTCTAAGCGGTAATCTCTGTGTGGATAAGAAACCATCAGCAATGAACCTCATAGAAGGACGGGGCAAAACCGTGACCGCAGATATCCTCATCCCTCGTGAAATTGTGGAAAAGAAACTTAAAACCACACCAGAATCTATTATGGAAGTAAATCTAGCTAAAAACCTCATTGGCTCCGCCATGGCAGGGAGTATGGGTTTCAATGCCCAGTACGCTAATATGATTGCTGCCCTATTCCTGGCCACTGGACAGGATGCAGCCCACGTGGTGGAGGGAAGCCTGGGAATAACCACTGCTGAGGTTAAAGATGGTGATCTGTACTTTTCAGTGACCCTACCCGACCTTCCTCTGGCCACTATAGGTGGTGGAACCCGTCTGGAGACTGCTCAGGATTGTTTGAACATTTTAGGTGTGGCTGGATCCGGTAAAGTTAATAAATTTGCAGAAATCGTAGTTGGAACTGTCCTGGCAGGGGAACTGTCACTGATGGGTGCCCTGGCTGCAGGACACCTGGCAAGGGCCCATAAGGATTTGGGAAGGGGCTAA
- a CDS encoding Lrp/AsnC family transcriptional regulator: MDDVDLAILRSLIENSRITISQMSKEIDIPDATISNRLKKLENNVIKRYTLIPDWQKIGLEITSIIIIQTESEKHEFVKEELSRLKEVSEVYSVSGEYDILIKVWVKSIEDLNQLINSKIRSIDGVEDLTEMIVMERVKEDIPSL, translated from the coding sequence ATGGATGATGTAGATTTAGCTATACTCCGTTCCTTAATTGAAAATTCGAGGATTACAATATCTCAAATGTCAAAAGAAATTGATATTCCCGATGCAACCATATCGAACCGGCTTAAAAAGTTGGAAAATAACGTAATAAAACGTTATACTTTGATACCTGATTGGCAGAAAATTGGTCTGGAAATAACTTCCATAATCATTATTCAGACTGAGTCTGAAAAGCACGAGTTTGTAAAAGAGGAACTTTCAAGGCTTAAGGAAGTTTCAGAAGTTTACAGTGTTTCCGGAGAATATGATATTCTAATTAAAGTCTGGGTAAAGAGCATTGAGGATTTAAATCAATTAATTAATTCAAAAATCCGTTCAATTGATGGTGTTGAAGATTTGACTGAGATGATAGTAATGGAACGAGTAAAAGAGGACATTCCATCACTTTAA
- a CDS encoding ATPase, which produces MIMKQNVIKFLQKNGVETRFVSIVDDKVYINNLKLSRFSRKKEELFRDNFPNFEVRRSKVFQRICTRASRVLKNALTPHDRILLISPENCVDLTLYAVLEPYTRKYGVELIIPDNGVDEFKEPDLEGENGDIDAVALPLTLDEEVENILAAMLNGKKLNLLSSQSEKNGVKIIYPLSNIPLSWIESWIDIEGFNCDFDDKPGLPRDMLEFLEGFIPDVREKMMSSAGYLLGEDD; this is translated from the coding sequence ATGATAATGAAGCAGAATGTGATTAAATTCCTCCAGAAAAACGGTGTGGAAACTCGATTTGTCAGCATAGTTGATGATAAGGTGTATATTAATAATCTGAAATTATCCAGGTTTTCACGTAAAAAGGAGGAATTGTTCCGGGATAACTTCCCGAATTTCGAGGTTAGAAGGTCCAAGGTCTTCCAGAGGATCTGTACCCGTGCTTCCCGTGTGCTTAAAAATGCACTGACTCCCCATGATAGAATACTCCTCATTAGTCCGGAAAATTGTGTAGATTTAACATTGTATGCTGTTCTGGAACCCTACACGCGGAAGTATGGGGTGGAGTTAATTATTCCGGATAATGGGGTGGATGAATTTAAAGAACCGGATCTTGAGGGGGAAAATGGTGATATTGATGCAGTGGCACTTCCACTTACCCTTGACGAAGAAGTGGAGAATATATTGGCAGCCATGCTCAATGGAAAAAAATTAAACCTTTTAAGCTCCCAATCTGAGAAAAATGGAGTAAAAATAATCTATCCTCTCAGTAATATTCCATTGTCTTGGATAGAGTCTTGGATAGATATTGAAGGTTTTAATTGTGATTTTGATGATAAACCTGGGCTCCCCAGGGACATGCTGGAATTTTTGGAGGGTTTTATTCCGGATGTACGGGAGAAAATGATGAGTTCTGCTGGTTATCTTTTGGGGGAAGATGATTAG
- a CDS encoding potassium channel family protein, giving the protein MKNMSELMVDLAYSALLFNSKDAAEEVIKLENKVNRLNYQIKKESLLAARTVEDAEKLTALLEVGEAAETIADSAKDIADLVLKDMRPHPVFKMVMEESDEVIMRIKISEGSELIDKTLGELLLATRTGMTVIAIRRNESWIYGPDRNTMLSAGDTLIAKGNETGRALLIKLANGETKIEDLEYEELTED; this is encoded by the coding sequence ATGAAGAATATGTCCGAATTAATGGTGGATTTAGCATATTCTGCACTACTTTTTAATAGCAAAGATGCTGCAGAAGAAGTTATAAAACTTGAAAACAAAGTGAATAGGCTTAACTACCAAATTAAGAAAGAATCCCTCCTCGCTGCAAGGACAGTGGAGGATGCTGAAAAATTAACAGCTCTTCTCGAAGTAGGGGAAGCTGCAGAAACCATAGCAGATTCAGCAAAAGATATTGCAGACCTGGTTTTAAAGGACATGAGACCTCATCCTGTATTTAAAATGGTTATGGAAGAGTCAGATGAAGTTATAATGAGGATAAAAATATCTGAAGGTTCAGAACTAATCGATAAAACGTTGGGGGAGCTTTTACTTGCAACTAGGACTGGAATGACTGTTATTGCAATTAGAAGAAATGAGTCCTGGATTTATGGGCCCGATAGAAATACCATGCTTTCTGCCGGTGATACACTTATAGCTAAAGGAAACGAAACAGGCCGTGCTCTACTCATAAAACTTGCAAATGGGGAAACTAAGATAGAAGATCTTGAATATGAAGAATTAACTGAAGATTAG